A part of Reinekea thalattae genomic DNA contains:
- a CDS encoding polyprenyl synthetase family protein produces the protein MNSNAISQLIQPDFDTLNTIIHEQLASHVPMVEKIADYIISSGGKRMRPMLVILAAGMNGNISRAHCELATVIEFLHTATLLHDDVVDTSDMRRGRPTANAQWGNAPSVLVGDFLYARSFELLVKIAHLEIMNSLASTTRKIAEGEVLQLMNVKNPNISEAQYMDVITGKTAILFQASTQTSALLSGCNEQQANALADYGLHLGLAFQLIDDVLDYSGDAEKLGKNIGDDLAEGKPTLPLIHAMSHGSEADAQLIRSAIRQGSLEQLAAIQKIIQANGSIDYAEAKAQQHAQLAKQALADFADSDYKTALLSLADIAVNRQS, from the coding sequence ATGAATTCCAACGCCATTTCTCAACTAATCCAGCCAGATTTCGACACCCTGAACACCATTATTCATGAGCAATTGGCCTCTCATGTGCCCATGGTTGAGAAAATTGCTGATTACATTATTTCCAGTGGTGGCAAACGCATGCGCCCAATGTTGGTTATTTTAGCCGCGGGAATGAATGGAAACATTAGCCGAGCACACTGTGAATTGGCCACCGTCATCGAATTTTTACACACTGCGACACTTCTGCACGATGATGTTGTCGACACATCCGATATGCGCCGAGGAAGGCCAACGGCTAACGCTCAATGGGGTAACGCTCCAAGCGTACTAGTTGGCGACTTTCTATATGCCCGCTCTTTTGAACTGTTAGTAAAAATAGCGCATCTAGAGATTATGAACAGCCTTGCCAGTACGACACGAAAAATCGCCGAAGGCGAAGTACTGCAACTGATGAACGTGAAAAACCCAAACATCAGTGAAGCGCAATACATGGATGTCATCACCGGGAAAACGGCGATTCTATTTCAAGCCTCGACTCAAACATCAGCGCTGCTTTCAGGCTGTAACGAACAGCAAGCCAATGCACTTGCCGACTACGGGCTGCATTTAGGCTTGGCCTTCCAGCTCATTGATGATGTTCTAGACTACAGCGGCGACGCTGAAAAGCTTGGCAAAAACATCGGTGATGACTTAGCCGAAGGTAAACCAACACTGCCACTGATTCACGCTATGAGTCATGGCAGCGAAGCCGACGCTCAATTGATTCGCTCAGCAATCCGCCAAGGCAGTCTGGAGCAATTGGCCGCGATTCAAAAAATCATCCAAGCCAACGGCTCTATCGATTATGCAGAAGCGAAAGCACAGCAACATGCTCAGCTCGCTAAACAAGCATTGGCAGACTTTGCCGATAGTGATTACAAAACCGCATTACTCAGCCTTGCTGATATTGCCGTCAATCGACAAAGCTAA